ACCTTGTGACAAAATCTTCCACTTGTGTGGGAAGACATCAGTTGTGCAACAGAAGGTCGCTTTACCACGATGTACGGAAGATTGACTGCTTTGATTCTTACATTGTACACAAGTACATTATGTGAGGGCACTTTCTACTTTAACATGAGTACTATTGTAAACTGTAGTTTGTATGAAAAGATGGaaaatttaattgttttcattgttttttgttctgttctgttgttgAGTAATTCTGACATtgattttctctcttcttcagCTCAAACCAGAGATGTTCCTGACCAGATCCCGTTGATTGTGGCTGAACTTGGTGATACTTTGAATCTGACATGCCCACTAACTGGAGATATAAGCGGGTTGTTTTACTGGTATAAGCTCAAGTCTGGATACATGGTCCAAACAGTTGCAGCAGGAACATATGACAAATTAACACTTGAGGGACAATTTGACAACTCAAGATTTACAGTCACAAGATGGGATCTTCAATATTTTCTTAACATCACAAATGTAACCAAAGAAGACGAAGGAACATACTTCTGTCAATCAGGAGCGGCATACCAAATGCAATTTATTAAGGGCATACTGCTGGCTGTAAATGGTAAAGTATGTCTTTTTGTAGTGTCTTTGTTTGCCATGTCTGTTACCAATGCCCAAATAATCCATTACTAAAATTCCTGCCTATTTGTGAATCACACAGATTGTAAAAATCAGCAGAAATCTGTCTACGTGAAACAAAGTCCGGAGACTGAGTTAATTCAGCAGGGCAACACAATTGCTCTCCAGTGTTCACTTCTCTCCAAGAACGAAGGAAACCCAGGTCAATGTCCAAAGGAACAAAGTGTGTACTGGTTCAGAGCTGGATCAGGAAAATCTTATCCAAGTGTTCTTTACACTCAGAGTCACGTTGATAAAGATGTTACCAGGAGTTGTGACTACAGATTGTCCAAAACTATCCAGAACTCCTCTGATGCTGGGACGTACTACTGTGCTGTGGTCACATGTGGAGAGATCCTGTTTGGTGAAGGAACTAAAGTGGAGACAAGTATGTTTTAAAGTCCTATTTAAATCATAATGCAACTATACTGATAATTATTCTGTTACTTTCTAAGTACAGTGTTAATAAtaggaaagagaaacaaaaacaatcttctGCTC
This portion of the Micropterus dolomieu isolate WLL.071019.BEF.003 ecotype Adirondacks linkage group LG19, ASM2129224v1, whole genome shotgun sequence genome encodes:
- the LOC123957813 gene encoding uncharacterized protein LOC123957813 isoform X2; protein product: MYGRLTALILTLYTSTLSQTRDVPDQIPLIVAELGDTLNLTCPLTGDISGLFYWYKLKSGYMVQTVAAGTYDKLTLEGQFDNSRFTVTRWDLQYFLNITNVTKEDEGTYFCQSGAAYQMQFIKGILLAVNDCKNQQKSVYVKQSPETELIQQGNTIALQCSLLSKNEGNPGQCPKEQSVYWFRAGSGKSYPSVLYTQSHVDKDVTRSCDYRLSKTIQNSSDAGTYYCAVVTCGEILFGEGTKVETRQELCPFVIVLVILLTGCVIVVMTVIISRNQKPVCKHCKGEVTFSNHPENDRSAENQPRNVDGEAAAMNYVVLDFPSRQNQRWMNKRDFPQDCMYSGMAD
- the LOC123957813 gene encoding uncharacterized protein LOC123957813 isoform X1 yields the protein MYGLGCYQFVWPVLPSLLWCAEEWHWDMWCQQTGKAAQTRDVPDQIPLIVAELGDTLNLTCPLTGDISGLFYWYKLKSGYMVQTVAAGTYDKLTLEGQFDNSRFTVTRWDLQYFLNITNVTKEDEGTYFCQSGAAYQMQFIKGILLAVNDCKNQQKSVYVKQSPETELIQQGNTIALQCSLLSKNEGNPGQCPKEQSVYWFRAGSGKSYPSVLYTQSHVDKDVTRSCDYRLSKTIQNSSDAGTYYCAVVTCGEILFGEGTKVETRQELCPFVIVLVILLTGCVIVVMTVIISRNQKPVCKHCKGEVTFSNHPENDRSAENQPRNVDGEAAAMNYVVLDFPSRQNQRWMNKRDFPQDCMYSGMAD